TTAATTCTTTTATAAATTCCATAACTCCAGCACTTTTGATTCCACTTTTGGGAACAATTTTAGGTTCTGCCTGTGTCTTTTTTATGGGAAACTCTCTAAATTCCAAATTACAAAAGGCGTTGCAGGGCTTTGCTTCTGGCGTAATGGTTGCTGCTTCTATCTGGAGCCTTTTACTTCCAGCGTTTGATTTATCTTCTTCCATGGGAAAGTTATCATTTATTCCAGCTGTTGTAGGTTTTTGGGTTGGAATTTTTTTTCTTTTATCGCTTGATCATCTTATTCCGCATCTGCATTTGGGTTCTAGTCAAGCAGAAGGTGTAAAAAGTCATCTTAAAAAGACAACGATGATGATTTTTGCTGTTACGATTCATAATCTTCCAGAAGGAATGGCGATCGGTGTTGTATATGCAGGTTTTCTTTCAGGAAATTCCAGCATAAGCGCAATGGGAGCGTTGAGCCTTGCTTTGGGAATTGCAATTCAAAATTTTCCAGAGGGAGCGATAATTTCCATGCCGTTAAAAACAGAAGGAATAAGCAGAAGAAAATCCTTTGTCTACGGAACGCTTTCTGGAGTTGTAGAACCGCTTGGCGCATTTTTGATGATAGTTGCAAGTTCACTTTTTCTTCCTGTTCTGCCATATTTTTTGGCTTTTGCAGCTGGAGCGATGATTTATGTTGTTGTAGAAGAATTGATTCCAGAAATGTCTCAAGGTATTCACTCTGATATTGGAACCACAATGTTTGCCTTGGGCTTTACAGTGATGATGACCTTGGACGTAGTTTTAGGATAATTTATTTTTTTAGAACAGCTTTAATTGCTTTCAAAAGTTCACCGTAATCAGTAAAAGACGGAATAGAAGGGTAGTCATTTTTTATCTTTTCAGTTGTGCGGAATAAAAAGCCAACCTTGCTTTGCTCAATCATCGCAAGGTCGTTATAGCTGTCGCCAAAGGCAATCGTTTTAAATCCAATAGACTGAAACGCTTTTACGGTGGAAAGTTTTGAATTTTTGCAGCGCATTTTGTGCTTTACGATAAAACCTTCGCTGTCAACTTCGAGGCTGTTGCAAAAAACGGTTGGCATTCCAAGTTTTTTTAGAATAGGGCCTGCAAATTCCTCAAAGGTGTCGCTCAAGACAACCGTCTGGCAAATAGAGCGCAATTCGTCCAAAAAATCTTTTGCACCAGTTAAAGGTTCAATTTCTGCAATCGTATTTTGAATATCTTTTAGTTTGATGCCCTTTTCCCGCAAAATTGAAATTCTCCAGTTCATCAATTTATCGTAATCAGGTTCGTCGCGGGTTGTTCTGCTCAATTCAGGAATCCCTGAAACCTTTGAAAATTCAATCCAAATTTCAGGCGAAACCACGCCTTCCATATCCAGGCAAGTTATGTACATTTTTTTCCTCTATTAATTTTCTATTTTGCCAGCAAGTCTATCAGTTTTTTTTAGTTTGTGCGAGTTTTTATTTTTTTTTAATTCGGGCGGCTTTTTGCTCCACTTGCGTTACGCAAAAAACAGGCTTTGCGGGGTTCGCTAAGCACTCATCGTCCTCGTCGCTTTGCTCCTGCGGTCGACGGCTTCGCCGCCCCTCCAATCCTTGCCGCATCGTCGCACAGGAGGTGCGACTTACAAGTAATATTGACAGTTTTGCAAAAACTGTCTGTCAAATAAAATCACGGATGATTTTATTTGACCACAATCCCTTGCCGCGCTGTGTACACGGACGTACACTTACAACTGCTGTTGACAGTTTTAGTAAGAAAACTGTCCATTTCAAGAAAACACGGAAGTTTTCTTGAAATGCCAATCCTTGCCGCATCGTATGTTTTACTTTCAGCAATATCAAAAAAAAATCCACATTTTAACTCAAATTTTTAATAAAACAATAAATCGTATAAAAAATTATATCTGTATACAAAATCATACATTCAAACTTAAATTTGTCTAAAAAAGTGCATTTTTATAAAATTTTTGTAAAAGTCTTGAAATTTGAATTTTTTGTGTTAGGAAATTCAATTTCTTTTATTTCCTTGTATTATATTAAATTACTCTAATTTATAATTTTTATTCAACTTTTTTATCATACTTGGCACACTTTTTGCTGTTTTATAATTTAGAGAGTTATCAGCAAATAGGCGGAAACCGAATTCTAAATCGGTTTTCAGATGGAAAATGGAGATGTTTATGGATATTCTAGAAACTTACATCAAGCAGGTACAACGATATCCGCTCTTGGAAGCATTCGAAGAAGTTGCACTTTCTAAAGAAATCGAAAAAGGGAGTCGTTGTGCAAAAGAAAAACTTATAAATTGCAATTTGCGCCTTGTAATAAGCATCGCAAAAAAATTTATGAATATTCCTCGGGTTTCTATAATGGATCTCATCCAAGAAGGCAATTTAGGGCTAATGACGGCTGCGTCTAAATACAACTATGGATTTAAAACTCGGTTTTCGACTTATGCTTACACTTGGATTTTGCAATATATGTTGCGCTATCTTTACAATAAGACTTCTCCAATCACTCTTCCACACAGAAAAGAGGAACTTTTACGAAAAATAGTTACATCAAAAGAAGAATTTAAACAAGCGTTTAATAGAGAAGCAACTATTTCTGAACTTTCATCTTATTGCGGAATTTCGGAAAGGGATTTAACTCATGCTCTTTCTTATTCTTATACAGTTACAAGCATAGATTGCGAAACTTCAGAAGAAGGAAGTGTAACTCTCGGAGATTTGATTCCCGACAATAAATACAATCCAGAAGTAAATTATCTTCGCGAAGAAGAAAAAAACAACATAAAAGAAATGGTGGCAGGCCTCTCTGACTGCGAAAAAAAGGTTATCTACGGTCGCTACAACTTTAACTGCGACGAACATACTCCAACTTTGAGAGAATTGAGCGAACTTTTGGGCGTTAGTGCCGAAACTGTTAGACAGATTGAAATTCGTGCTGTAAAAAAGATAAAAAAAGTTGCTGTTGAATTTGGTACGTAAGTTTTTATCTCTTGACTTTGGTGCTGGTCTTCCAAAATATCTTAAAAAAAATTATCATCATAGCGGACTGGTTTTATAATTTTCCAGTTCGCTTTTTTTTGATATGGCCGGAAATTCAAACAATACAAAAAATAAAAATCCAAAACGACGCTCTGTTTCTGAAAAATCTAAATTTTCATCAAAAAAGCAAAGAGAATCTTCCGTTTCCCCAAAAAATGCAAAATCAAAAAAAACAAAATCCAAAAAAAATAATAAAGGGCTCCTAAATCTTTTTTTTAGCCTTGCATTTTTGGCAGCTTGTGTGTCGCTTGCGGTTATAGTTTTACCAAAAGATGAAAAAAAAGAAGAAAGTGTTATTGCTAAAAATGTAGAAGGAAAAAATATTGAAAATCCTAAAGAACAGTCTCAAAAAAATATCAAAAAAAATTTAAATCCTGTCCAAAATCAAAAAAACACTGAAAATCAAATAAAATCATCGCCAAAAGAAAAACCTTCCGCTACATCAAACGAAAAATCAAATTCTCCTAGAGAAAAACCAGCTAATCCTAAAGAAAAACCTATAAGTCCTTCGAATTCTAAAGAAAAGAAAACCGAGACTTTAAAAACGGTTCTGCCTGCAAAAAATATAAGCGAAGATTCGCCTAAAATTGAAAAACAAATTCCTGCATTTAAAATTCCGCCTGCAAAAAACAAGGCAACGATTGTTTTAATCGTAGACGATGCCGGTTTGAATGTTGAAAATACAAAAAAATACGCAAGTTTGCCGTTTCCTATTACAATTGCAGTGCTTCCAAAACTTTCGCATTCAAAAGAATGTGCGCAGGTTGTTCACGATTTTGGGAAGGAATTAATTTTACATCAACCTATGCAGTCATTAAATAAAAATCTTGATCCAGGTCCTGGAAAAATAACCGTTGACATGAGTTTTTCTGAAATTGAATCTGTAATAAACGAAAATTTGCGTGAACTTGGACCTTTCGTAAAAGGCATGAACAATCACGAAGGAAGCCAGGTAACAGAAGATGTTATACGAATAGGTGCGGTGATTGATGTTTGCCAGCAAAACGGAATTTATTTTTTAGACAGCAGGACAACGCCAAACACAAAAGCTCCACAGGCAGCACTCGAGCGCGACATTAAAATTTTTGAAAAATCAGGGCCGTACATCGACAATGTTGTAGACAGAAATGCAATGCTTAAAAAGTTGTATGAGGCGCTCGATATTGCAAATAAAAATGGAAAGACTATAATAATCGCACACGTGGATAAAAGTGCAAATGTCTTGCCACAACTGCTTTTGGAGATGTATCCGCATATTGTAAAAGCCGGATATAGTTTTGCGACTCCAAGCATGCTCAAAAAGTAGAGGAAATATGAAAGTTTTAGGTATAGAATCTTCATGCGATGAAACTGCCTGTGCAATTGTAGAAGACGGAAAAAAAATCATAAGCAATGTTGTTGCCACACAAATACCTTTTCATGAAGTATATAAGGGTGTTGTTCCAGAAATTGCAAGTCGTAAACACGCAGAATGGATATTGCCAGTTGTAAAGCAGGCGTTAAAAGAAGCAAATCTTACATTGGAAGAAATTGATGCAATTGCTGCAACTAACAGACCTGGACTTATGGGTTCGCTTTTGGTCGGGCTTACATTCGGTAAAACTCTTGCTTGGGCGTGCAATAAACCTTTTATCGCTATAAACCATATGCTCGGTCATCTTTATTCTGCTCATCTTGAAAACGACATCGCGTATCCATACATAGGACTCTTGGTAAGTGGAGGACATTCAATAATTGCAAAGGTGAACGGCTTTGATAATCTTGAAATTTTAGGAACAACGATAGACGACAGCGTTGGCGAAGCGTTTGACAAAGTTGCAAAATTCTATGGGCTTGGCTATCCCGGGGGCGTTGTTATAGATAAACTTGCACAAAAAGGCGATTCAAAATCTTTTTCGTTTCCTGTTGCAAAAATCGACAAGAGAGAAGGGCATCGCTACGATATGAGTTTTTCTGGACTAAAAACAGCGGTAATTCATCAAGCAGAACTTTTTTTAAACGAAGGATACGAAAAGACAAACGAAAATATCTGTGCCGCTTTTCAAGAAACTGCGGTAAAAACTCTTACTTCAAGGCTTTTTAAAGCGATTGAAGACACTGGTTTAAAAACTGTAGTCGCAGGTGGCGGAGTTGCGGCAAACAGCCGGTTGCGGGCGATACTGGCAGAACGCAAAGATTTAAACTGCATCTTTCCGCCTTTAAAATTGTGTGGCGATAACGGAGCGATGATTGCAGGCGTTGCCTACCACTTTTTAAAAAGAGGCGAACGCTCGCCTTGGGACACTACTGCCTGTGCGAGAATTCCGCAGTTTAAGCGAGGCTTAAAAAATCTCGAAGATTTTGGACGCAGATAAATCGCAAAAATCGTTTGCAAAAATTCAGTATTTTAACTTGGAGAATATTTAAAAATGAAAAATCTAAAAGATTTGACCTATGCAATAGTTGGGCTTGGAATAATGGGAGGTTCTCTTGCAAAAGCGATAAGAGAGCATATTCTAAGCCAGAGCGGTGCAACAGGAAAAATCTATGTTTGCAATCGTAGCACAGCCTGTCTTACTCAAGCTTTAAACGAAGGCGTTGCGGACAAGGCTTTTAAAAGCGATGAATATTCTCTTTTTTTGCCCGAATGCGATTTTGTTTACGTATGCCTTTATCCGCACATGACCTTAAATTTTTTAAAGGACAATAAGGATTTTTTTAAAAGCGGTGCGATTGTAACAGATATTTCTGGAGTAAAAGGTATTTTTGAAAAACAACTGCCACAAATTTTAAGAAAAGATGTCGATTTTATAATCGGGCATCCAATGGCAGGTGGCGAAAAAGAAGGATATGCGCATTCAACTTCTACAATGTTTTTAAATCGAAACTACATACTTTGTCCGCAAGATTCTAACAAAAAAGAAAATTTAGAGTTGATGAGACAATTTATCTCGGAAATAGGATTTACACGCATAACAGAAACCACCTGCGACATCCACGATTATAAAATAGGTTTTACGAGTCAACTGTGCCATGTCATAGCCTGTTCGTTGGTAGATAGCGCAAAAGATGAAGGAATAACCGCTTTTGGTGGTGGCAGTTTTGAAGATTTAACTAGAATAGCGATGATAAATGCACCTTTGTGGACAGAACTTTTTATTTCCAATAAAGAAAAACTCGTTTCGCATATAGAAAAATTCGAAGAGCAATTAAATCAATTTAAAAAAGCGATAGAAAAAAGCGATAAAGACAGTCTTATAAAACTCATGGAAGAAAGCAGGGAAAAACGGCTCAAAATGGGTTCAATACGGACCGTTTCAAAATAAAATCAACTTACAAGTGGAGACAATATGGATACACAACTTTTAGACAATGCAATTCGTCGAGTAAACGATTTTCCAAAACCAGGAATTCTTTTTTATGACATTACAAGCCTTCTAACCTGCCCCAAAGCATTTGGTGCCGTTATAGAAGAGATGTATTTGCTTTATAAGGATGCAGGTTTTGATGCCGTTGCTGCAATAGAGAGTCGTGGTTTTATCTTTGGAGCCCCTCTTGCAGAACGACTGGGAATTCCTTTGGTGTTGATACGTAAAAAAGGAAAACTCCCTGGCGAAGTCTATTCGCAATCCTATGCACTTGAATACGGAACAGCAGAACTGGAAGTTCACAAGGCAGATGTAAAAGAAGGCGATAGTTTTATAATTGTGGACGATTTAATTGCAACAGGTGGGACTGTTGACGCCACAAGAAAACTCTT
This portion of the Treponema pectinovorum genome encodes:
- a CDS encoding ZIP family metal transporter is translated as MNNIFNSFINSITPALLIPLLGTILGSACVFFMGNSLNSKLQKALQGFASGVMVAASIWSLLLPAFDLSSSMGKLSFIPAVVGFWVGIFFLLSLDHLIPHLHLGSSQAEGVKSHLKKTTMMIFAVTIHNLPEGMAIGVVYAGFLSGNSSISAMGALSLALGIAIQNFPEGAIISMPLKTEGISRRKSFVYGTLSGVVEPLGAFLMIVASSLFLPVLPYFLAFAAGAMIYVVVEELIPEMSQGIHSDIGTTMFALGFTVMMTLDVVLG
- the thrH gene encoding bifunctional phosphoserine phosphatase/homoserine phosphotransferase ThrH, translating into MYITCLDMEGVVSPEIWIEFSKVSGIPELSRTTRDEPDYDKLMNWRISILREKGIKLKDIQNTIAEIEPLTGAKDFLDELRSICQTVVLSDTFEEFAGPILKKLGMPTVFCNSLEVDSEGFIVKHKMRCKNSKLSTVKAFQSIGFKTIAFGDSYNDLAMIEQSKVGFLFRTTEKIKNDYPSIPSFTDYGELLKAIKAVLKK
- a CDS encoding sigma-70 family RNA polymerase sigma factor, translating into MDILETYIKQVQRYPLLEAFEEVALSKEIEKGSRCAKEKLINCNLRLVISIAKKFMNIPRVSIMDLIQEGNLGLMTAASKYNYGFKTRFSTYAYTWILQYMLRYLYNKTSPITLPHRKEELLRKIVTSKEEFKQAFNREATISELSSYCGISERDLTHALSYSYTVTSIDCETSEEGSVTLGDLIPDNKYNPEVNYLREEEKNNIKEMVAGLSDCEKKVIYGRYNFNCDEHTPTLRELSELLGVSAETVRQIEIRAVKKIKKVAVEFGT
- a CDS encoding divergent polysaccharide deacetylase family protein translates to MAGNSNNTKNKNPKRRSVSEKSKFSSKKQRESSVSPKNAKSKKTKSKKNNKGLLNLFFSLAFLAACVSLAVIVLPKDEKKEESVIAKNVEGKNIENPKEQSQKNIKKNLNPVQNQKNTENQIKSSPKEKPSATSNEKSNSPREKPANPKEKPISPSNSKEKKTETLKTVLPAKNISEDSPKIEKQIPAFKIPPAKNKATIVLIVDDAGLNVENTKKYASLPFPITIAVLPKLSHSKECAQVVHDFGKELILHQPMQSLNKNLDPGPGKITVDMSFSEIESVINENLRELGPFVKGMNNHEGSQVTEDVIRIGAVIDVCQQNGIYFLDSRTTPNTKAPQAALERDIKIFEKSGPYIDNVVDRNAMLKKLYEALDIANKNGKTIIIAHVDKSANVLPQLLLEMYPHIVKAGYSFATPSMLKK
- the tsaD gene encoding tRNA (adenosine(37)-N6)-threonylcarbamoyltransferase complex transferase subunit TsaD, with protein sequence MKVLGIESSCDETACAIVEDGKKIISNVVATQIPFHEVYKGVVPEIASRKHAEWILPVVKQALKEANLTLEEIDAIAATNRPGLMGSLLVGLTFGKTLAWACNKPFIAINHMLGHLYSAHLENDIAYPYIGLLVSGGHSIIAKVNGFDNLEILGTTIDDSVGEAFDKVAKFYGLGYPGGVVIDKLAQKGDSKSFSFPVAKIDKREGHRYDMSFSGLKTAVIHQAELFLNEGYEKTNENICAAFQETAVKTLTSRLFKAIEDTGLKTVVAGGGVAANSRLRAILAERKDLNCIFPPLKLCGDNGAMIAGVAYHFLKRGERSPWDTTACARIPQFKRGLKNLEDFGRR
- a CDS encoding prephenate dehydrogenase, whose product is MKNLKDLTYAIVGLGIMGGSLAKAIREHILSQSGATGKIYVCNRSTACLTQALNEGVADKAFKSDEYSLFLPECDFVYVCLYPHMTLNFLKDNKDFFKSGAIVTDISGVKGIFEKQLPQILRKDVDFIIGHPMAGGEKEGYAHSTSTMFLNRNYILCPQDSNKKENLELMRQFISEIGFTRITETTCDIHDYKIGFTSQLCHVIACSLVDSAKDEGITAFGGGSFEDLTRIAMINAPLWTELFISNKEKLVSHIEKFEEQLNQFKKAIEKSDKDSLIKLMEESREKRLKMGSIRTVSK
- a CDS encoding adenine phosphoribosyltransferase, producing MDTQLLDNAIRRVNDFPKPGILFYDITSLLTCPKAFGAVIEEMYLLYKDAGFDAVAAIESRGFIFGAPLAERLGIPLVLIRKKGKLPGEVYSQSYALEYGTAELEVHKADVKEGDSFIIVDDLIATGGTVDATRKLLEKAGAKASEVFGVIGLPQLNYQKVLSPMKITTLINYDGK